A single region of the Amphiura filiformis chromosome 7, Afil_fr2py, whole genome shotgun sequence genome encodes:
- the LOC140157869 gene encoding LOW QUALITY PROTEIN: uncharacterized protein (The sequence of the model RefSeq protein was modified relative to this genomic sequence to represent the inferred CDS: inserted 1 base in 1 codon), producing the protein MRSVTTLHMYYNPISTIDDNSFDWLAYGGKVYISTEHLYQWPICSPDITIFFISTDAEDAKLTIENIEVFEAFAESGFDCYQTKTRSVYVWECVPCRVGYYAKHYKYAHFYAPCTSCPTGGFYQDKIGQDADNYDDMCCEKCNPGTFVPLKQSPGTKAEDCQVCPTGTEKLXFAGFRACSCLDGYFRTDRFDACEQCPDEGIDCSLEYQKLKQGYWWTWNFEGNETAGYIDLSSYGDFVTNICTFNDSYDKETTKFNGKIPKPFKCPQGIEACPGDSINASCGDGYEGWLCSSCSKRYYPWFEYCLKCPSWPWLALELVIGIVVVVAIIGVAIWDYRKKDKSMRSLLDTLVGRFKIVLAYYQIAGAILTSIHNIQWPLKVSQLANIFRYLELNIFKLLAKPSCFLDVLQLNIYGEFVIGMTFCAVAILLPYTVYVLLKLYNLCRFRHTDTTKEVHDWMKKQRAKCYFAVVVLLFITFPSVCQVILGLMPPACDNFCLVANLNCTYNVTKLRSHYTINCNSPTHVNFQMAAYIGLMYVVGFPISTLFLIKAHVSTTEKSEVQTKSTQTTEERGESSTASTVMEDERRELLSLSGQPSNDNNIDDKTESDRSNASLLDKVTPSPISDPLHIRFLCENYKPKYWYWEIIELSRKFVQTSLVVLWGSEDPFTLGLSIAISVVFTVIHAYVKPMKDKFEHWLQMLSLMAIFFNLLAAIYFKVPYSNHRHTLMTVFILIVNISVVLLAVGNILIVTWKTVRRQRCNGNCTTSCLCCCASMARLATNVSTVSQHIPP; encoded by the exons ATGCGATCTGTTACGACACT GCACATGTACTACAATCCAATATCAACAATTGACGATAATTCATTTGACTGGCTAGCATACGGAGGAAAGGT ATATATATCTACTGAACATCTATACCAGTGGCCGATATGTTCACCAGACATTACCAT CTTTTTTATTAGTACTGACGCAGAGGATGCCAAATtgacaattgaaaatattgaagtttttgaagCCTTTGCAGAATCGGGCTTTGATTGCTACCAAACCAAAACACGATCAGTATATGTATGGGAATGTGTACCATGCCGAGTTGGATACTATgccaaacattacaaatatgctcatTTCTATGCGCCGTGTACATCATGTCCCACAG GTGGATTCTACCAGGATAAAATTGGCCAAGATGCTGATAATTACGATGATATGTGCTGTGAAAAGTGTAATCCAGGAACTTTTGTTCCGTTAAAACAATCGCCGGGGACAAAAGCTGAAGATTGCCAAGTGTGTCCTACAGGAACTGAAAAAC AATTTGCTGGTTTTCGCGCATGCTCTTGTTTAGATGGATATTTCCGAACAGATAGGTTTGATGCTTGCGAACAATGTCCCGATGAAGGTATTGATTGTTCTTTGGAGTACCAGAAATTGAAACAAGGGTACTGGTGGACATGGAACTTTGAAGGGAATGAAACAGCAGGTTATATAGACCTATCTAGCTACGGAGATTTTGTGACGAATATTTGTACCTTCAATGACAGCTATGACAAAGAAACCACAAAATTTAATGGTAAGATACCTAAGCCATTCAAGTGCCCTCAAGGAATTGAAGCGTGTCCTGGAGATAGCATAAATGCATCATGCGGAGACGGTTATGAAGGATGGTTGTGTTCTAGTTGTAGCAAGAGATACTACCCATGGTTTGAATACTGCTTAAAATGCCCGTCGTGGCCGTGGTTAGCTTTGGAGCTAGTCATTGGCATTGTCGTTGTTGTTGCTATTATTGGTGTTGCAATTTGGGATTACAGAAAAAAAGACAAATCAATGCGTTCTCTTCTAGATACTTTAGTTGGCAGATTTAAAATTGTTCTTGCCTACTACCAAATTGCTGGAGCAATTTTAACATCTATTCACAACATTCAATGGCCATTGAAAGTATCACAGCTAGCAAACATCTTCCGATACTTAGAACTGAACATCTTTAAGCTCTTAGCTAAGCCCAGCTGCTTCTTAGATGTCTTGCAATTAAACATTTATGGTGAATTTGTAATTGGTATGACATTTTGTGCTGTGGCTATCCTCTTGCCATACACGGTTTATGTACTTTTAAAATTGTACAACCTTTGTCGTTTTCGTCATACTGACACTACGAAAGAAGTCCATGACTGGATGAAAAAACAAAGAGCAAAATGCTATTTCGCTGTAGTCGTCTTGCTGTTTATAACCTTCCCAAGTGTATGCCAGGTTATCTTGGGGCTTATGCCACCCGCTTGCGACAACTTTTGTCTTGTTGCCAACTTGAACTGCACGTACAATGTTACCAAATTACGATCTCATTACACAATAAACTGCAACAGTCCGACGCATGTGAACTTCCAAATGGCAGCATACATCGGTCTCATGTACGTTGTCGGATTTCCAATTAGCACGTTATTCCTTATAAAGGCACATGTTTCTACGACAGAAAAAAGTGAAGTCCAAACTAAAAGTACTCAAACAACGGAAGAACGTGGTGAAAGCAGTACGGCTTCAACAGTCATGGAAGACGAAAGAAGAGAGCTCTTATCACTCAGCGGACAACCATCAAATGACAATAACATTGATGATAAAACAGAGAGTGATAGATCGAATGCCTCATTACTTGACAAAGTCACCCCTTCTCCTATCAGTGACCCGCTGCACATTCGATTTCTTTGCGAGAACTATAAACCCAAATATTGGTATTGGGAAATCATTGAATTGTCGCGTAAATTTGTTCAAACATCGCTTGTAGTTTTGTGGGGCTCAGAAGATCCTTTTACCCTCGGCTTATCCATTGCAATCTCGGTTGTTTTTACTGTAATTCACGCATATGTAAAGCCAATGAAAGATAAATTTGAACACTGGCTCCAGATGCTGTCACTCATGGCCATTTTCTTCAACTTGTTAGCAGCTATATACTTTAAGGTTCCCTACAGTAACCACAGACATACGCTCATGACTGTGTTCATCCTTATAGTCAACATATCAGTTGTGCTCCTAGCTGTAG GAAATATTCTCATTGTTACATGGAAGACTGTGAGAAGACAGCGATGCAATGGCAACTGCACAACCTCATGTCTCTGTTGCTGTGCTTCAATGGCGAGATTAGCGACTAATGTTTCAACTGTCAGTCAGCATATTCCACCATGA